The following are from one region of the bacterium genome:
- a CDS encoding cell division protein ZapA, whose translation MPEGTVLKVNIYGTEYPIRGEVDVEYIRRVAEYVDRKMREVDQSTAAKSSLKVAILAALNIADELFRERDEKAGLLKSFEAKAEQLSKLLHENLK comes from the coding sequence ATGCCCGAAGGCACAGTTCTGAAGGTCAACATCTACGGCACCGAGTACCCCATCCGGGGTGAGGTCGATGTTGAATACATCCGCCGTGTGGCCGAGTACGTCGATCGCAAGATGCGCGAAGTCGACCAGAGTACGGCGGCCAAATCCTCACTGAAGGTGGCGATTTTGGCGGCGCTGAACATCGCGGACGAGCTGTTCCGCGAACGCGACGAGAAAGCAGGTCTGTTGAAGAGTTTCGAGGCCAAGGCCGAACAGTTGTCGAAGCTTTTGCATGAGAATCTGAAATAG